A section of the Scomber scombrus chromosome 24, fScoSco1.1, whole genome shotgun sequence genome encodes:
- the mrpl39 gene encoding 39S ribosomal protein L39, mitochondrial encodes MATRTVCQLLHRRFSSTRAAVRPSAAEILNQRNAVFSREQARQRSLYPRVEKIEVSMQCPGLEGTLLVMNKGMSTPLSCAKHLTEHHVTNSAVALVDGELWPLHQPLTHSCSLTLLTFKDSDPTLVNQAFWRSCAALLGQVLETAFKDDFSVELLSTPEVPVISGAFCCDVVLDPQLDSWTPSEESLRSLTRGAQQLIHQDLVWEPLEVAPSVALEVFSHSRCKQEEVEQKAAQSTKGTVTLYRCGDYVLLSGGPLVARTGLCSQYEMTALHGLGQGPWGLHRRAQGLSLPVQLQAHHTVWRKLRERAEKLVEVQRPAETVTPPSPVDSTPPPTNQ; translated from the exons ATGGCGACCAGGACTGTGTGTCAGCTTCTCCACCGCC gCTTTTCATCAACCCGGGCGGCTGTTCGTCCGTCGGCCGCTGAGATCCTCAACCAGCGCAATGCCGTCTTCTCCAGAGAGCAGGCCAGGCAGAGATCTCTGTACCCCCGCGTCGAGAAGATAGAGGTGTCCATGCAGTGCCCGGGGCTGGAAGGCACGCTGCTCGTCATGAACAAAGGGATGTCCACTCCGCTGAGCTGCGCCAAGC ACCTGACAGAGCATCATGTGACCAACTCAGCTGTGGCTCTGGTAGATGGTGAACTGTGGCCTCTCCACCAGCCACTCACCCACTCCTGCTCGCTCACTCTGCTCACATTTAAAGACAGCGACCCAACACTGGTCAACCAG GCTTTTTGGCGTTCCTGTGCTGCCCTGCTTGGTCAGGTGCTGGAGACGGCGTTCAAAGACGATTTTAGTGTGGAGCTGCTGAGCACACCAGAGGTTCCAG TCATTTCAGGGGCATTCTGCTGTGATGTGGTGCTCGACCCTCAGCTGGACTCATGGACTCcctctgag gAGTCGTTGCGCTCTCTGACCCGAGGAGCCCAGCAGCTGATCCACCAGGACCTGGTCTGGGAGCCTTTGGAGGTGGCGCCCTCTGTGGCGCTGGAGGTCTTCTCACACAGCAG gtgtaaacaggaggaggtggagcagaAAGCAGCGCAAAGTACCAAAGGCACAGTGACGCTCTACAG GTGTGGTGACTATGTGCTGTTGAGTGGGGGCCCTCTGGTGGCCAGAACGGGCCTGTGCTCGCAATATGAGATGACGGCCCTCCACGGCTTGGGGCAGGGACCCTGGGGCCTCCATCGACGAGCGCAGGGCCTCTCCCTTCCTGTGCAGCTGCAG gcTCACCACACAGTCTGGAGGAAACTGAGGGAGCGGGCAGAGAAACTG gtGGAGGTGCAGAGACCTGCTGAAACAGTGACTCCACCCTCTCCTGTCGACTCAACTCCACCTCCAACCAACCAGTAA